In Melanotaenia boesemani isolate fMelBoe1 chromosome 18, fMelBoe1.pri, whole genome shotgun sequence, the following proteins share a genomic window:
- the LOC121628769 gene encoding COP9 signalosome complex subunit 5-like gives MLNQQFQEPFVAVVIEPTRTISAGKVNLGAFRTYPKGYKPPDEGPSEYQTIPLNKIENFGVHCKQYYTLEVTYFKSSLDRKLLELLWNKHWVSSSNLLTNSDYTTGQVFDLSEKLEQSEAQLGRGSFMLGLDTHDRKSEDKLAKVA, from the coding sequence ATGCTCAACCAGCAGTTTCAGGAGCCTTTTGTGGCTGTTGTGATCGAGCCCACTCGGACCATTTCTGCAGGGAAAGTCAACCTTGGTGCCTTTAGAACGTACCCAAAGGGCTACAAACCTCCAGATGAGGGACCATCAGAATATCAGACAATCCCTCTGAACAAGATAGAAAACTTTGGTGTGCACTGTAAACAGTATTACACCTTGGAGGTCACCTACTTCAAATCTTCCCTTGATAGAAAACTCCTGGAACTCCTTTGGAATAAACACTGGGTTAGTTCCTCAAACCTCCTTACGAACTCAGACTACACCACAGGCCAGGTGTTTGACCTGtcggagaagctggagcagtCGGAGGCCCAGCTTGGCAGAGGCAGCTTCATGCTCGGCTTGGACACACACGACAGGAAGTCTGAGGACAAACTAGCCAAAGTGGCATGA